One region of bacterium genomic DNA includes:
- a CDS encoding glycosyltransferase family 39 protein, which yields MCLSKKHHYAPTLLAALFFLAAAVIIYPFDYSLSDSIRAFSRSVGKIHIFQEALNLCRPFGKGDVILVIVAGLGICGLRKRAAHIILALLIMSVLIWPFKLGVGRERPGYKNSHSFPSGDAATAAAFCMPLVTTSPWGAPIAIILNAGVATGRVYDGRHYPSDVLAGVACGIIASAIAGAVLRRWPWKPRRRWFVIIGSVIILFSLVNLSWARATPFVLDFLRVWGPLGAFLVFARLIPVWYRKRKIMGNPVRGFFLLVFLVFTIYLSLTSASSLWDRDEPRFSRATVEMVESGNYLFPTFNNQLRPDKPILIYWLMSIPVRVLGVSELSCRLVAPIATLITVLLTFWLARRLFDQKIAFWAGLILMLTPLMTVSGTAATTDALLLACITGAIAAFMLSWLNGFRLWHLLLLILSLSGALLTKGPVGLVVPLFVMVAIMIFTRNGALKPWRYAGWLVFAVIASTLLFLSWGLPANAATNGEFMRMGIGKHVVSRSLTAMESHGGKSFAFYFYYVPVVILTFFPWILYLPRVFSKISLWPDQGKDRIRILFCWAAPIIILMSVVATKLPHYILPAWPALAIASALGLTHAIRMRRAGNNSLTAKIGLRLFVTIGSTLGLGLMLAPWVMAKMPLYSIRVPATILGAVFLSMTGVACHYYRKARHEYVASVLGGGMMVILLSASLFLLPAIERLKLSPLIAEIIQLNSAPMTPVATCGYGEPSLNFYLGRSPITPLEGPDLPKWAAEAGPGILVVTEARLMPQLEVFRTPGIETLDIITGFNYSQGKQVRIHILFRNKIP from the coding sequence ATGTGCTTATCGAAAAAACATCATTACGCCCCGACTCTACTGGCAGCCCTTTTCTTTCTGGCCGCGGCAGTCATCATTTACCCGTTTGACTACAGCCTCTCGGATTCCATCCGGGCCTTTTCCAGAAGCGTCGGCAAGATTCACATCTTCCAGGAAGCATTGAATCTTTGTCGGCCTTTCGGGAAGGGGGATGTGATTCTCGTCATTGTCGCTGGTTTAGGGATATGCGGTCTGAGAAAACGGGCGGCACATATCATCCTGGCCCTCCTGATCATGTCGGTTTTAATCTGGCCTTTTAAACTGGGTGTTGGGCGTGAGCGACCGGGTTACAAAAACAGTCACTCCTTCCCCAGCGGAGACGCAGCGACTGCTGCTGCGTTTTGCATGCCACTTGTCACAACCTCCCCCTGGGGCGCCCCCATCGCCATCATACTGAACGCCGGAGTCGCAACAGGGCGGGTTTATGATGGGCGGCATTATCCCAGTGATGTGTTAGCGGGGGTCGCTTGCGGAATCATCGCCAGTGCCATCGCAGGGGCTGTGCTCCGCCGCTGGCCGTGGAAACCACGCCGCCGTTGGTTTGTAATCATTGGGAGTGTCATTATTTTGTTTTCTCTCGTCAACTTGTCCTGGGCTCGCGCCACCCCTTTTGTACTCGATTTCCTCCGGGTCTGGGGTCCCCTCGGGGCCTTTCTGGTTTTCGCCCGGCTGATACCGGTTTGGTATCGCAAAAGGAAGATAATGGGAAATCCGGTCAGGGGGTTTTTCCTCCTCGTCTTTCTGGTCTTTACCATCTACCTGTCTTTAACCTCGGCATCATCGCTCTGGGATCGAGACGAACCGCGTTTCTCAAGGGCAACTGTAGAAATGGTGGAATCAGGAAATTATCTCTTCCCCACTTTTAACAATCAACTCCGCCCTGATAAACCCATTCTTATCTATTGGCTCATGTCCATCCCGGTTCGGGTCTTGGGGGTCTCCGAGCTATCCTGCCGCCTGGTGGCCCCCATTGCCACGCTGATTACGGTGCTTCTGACGTTCTGGCTTGCTCGCCGTCTCTTCGATCAGAAAATCGCCTTTTGGGCCGGACTTATCCTGATGCTAACCCCATTGATGACAGTTAGCGGAACTGCGGCAACGACCGACGCGCTGCTGCTTGCCTGTATCACAGGAGCCATTGCGGCATTTATGCTGTCCTGGTTGAACGGTTTCCGGCTCTGGCATCTCCTTCTACTCATTCTATCACTCAGCGGAGCCTTGTTGACCAAAGGCCCTGTAGGGCTTGTCGTACCGTTATTCGTGATGGTTGCCATCATGATCTTCACCCGCAATGGCGCCCTCAAACCCTGGCGCTATGCGGGCTGGCTGGTGTTTGCCGTTATTGCCTCCACCCTCCTATTCCTTTCCTGGGGACTGCCCGCAAACGCGGCCACGAATGGAGAGTTTATGCGGATGGGCATTGGAAAACATGTCGTTAGCCGATCCTTGACGGCCATGGAAAGCCATGGCGGCAAATCTTTTGCATTTTATTTCTATTATGTTCCCGTTGTGATTTTGACCTTTTTCCCATGGATCCTTTATCTTCCGCGAGTTTTCTCAAAAATCTCCTTATGGCCAGATCAGGGGAAGGATCGTATCCGCATTCTCTTCTGTTGGGCGGCACCGATCATTATTCTGATGAGTGTGGTAGCCACAAAGCTCCCGCATTACATTCTTCCTGCCTGGCCTGCGTTAGCGATAGCCTCAGCCTTGGGGCTCACTCATGCAATCCGTATGCGGCGCGCCGGGAACAACTCTCTAACCGCAAAAATCGGCCTGAGGCTTTTCGTTACCATTGGATCGACCCTGGGGTTAGGCTTGATGCTTGCCCCTTGGGTCATGGCCAAAATGCCCCTTTACAGCATTCGGGTCCCCGCTACGATATTGGGGGCTGTGTTTTTATCAATGACTGGAGTGGCCTGTCATTATTACCGAAAAGCCCGTCATGAGTATGTAGCGAGCGTTCTCGGGGGCGGCATGATGGTGATCCTGCTTTCCGCCAGCCTGTTCCTGCTTCCAGCTATCGAGCGGTTGAAATTGTCCCCCCTGATCGCGGAAATCATTCAACTCAACAGTGCCCCCATGACGCCTGTAGCGACCTGTGGCTATGGAGAACCGAGCCTTAATTTCTATCTGGGGCGCAGCCCTATAACCCCGCTTGAGGGGCCAGATCTACCTAAGTGGGCCGCCGAAGCAGGCCCCGGCATTCTAGTAGTAACCGAGGCCAGACTGATGCCGCAATTAGAAGTCTTTCGTACCCCCGGAATTGAAACGCTGGATATCATCACCGGCTTCAATTACTCACAGGGGAAACAGGTGAGAATTCACATTCTTTTCAGAAATAAAATCCCATGA
- a CDS encoding SPFH domain-containing protein, producing the protein MKSLTPMIAAAFGVVMFVVFVWEWGFCRFYVGPEQMAVITAKTGDALPPGEILAKQGQMGIQEEVLGEGRHFRNPYEFDRIILPVTTILPGKIGVVTAKVGAELPQGEFLANETQKGIWRRVLGPGTYRLNPYGYEITIEDAVVIPIGYVGIITSLSGKQAPEGAFAVTGEKGVRSDILQPGLYYVNPKEFQINIVEIGVNQVSLLGKEGSTVITKGQISAQNAAMDVLQDKMLEKQAAKRRDYYQQAESQMAQRAMPVASKKSPPPQQQQSAEGIHVLNEYVSFPSRDGFLISLDMTVEFELLPENIAWLYRSYGDLPAVIDKIIMPQILSISRNKGSEYRAKDFIVGEGREKFQTDMTDALSKTLNEKKIITHNALIRHVEVPMQILDPIQKASVAVEQDLTNKERQNTAKKQGELNTEMSLIDQKRVQVAQETLKLKAEILADQDKQVAEIQAETLRLMSQIDKETAGFRASKVLTLGKAAADSMQVVESQRAHGSQMKTVAFGDPTAFSLWEFAGSLRSDIRINILHSGPGTLWTDLPKASLGDLGGASLLNKQK; encoded by the coding sequence CGTTTCTATGTCGGTCCTGAACAAATGGCCGTCATTACGGCCAAGACAGGAGACGCCCTACCTCCTGGTGAAATTCTTGCAAAACAAGGTCAAATGGGAATTCAGGAGGAAGTGTTGGGCGAAGGTCGCCATTTCCGGAATCCCTATGAGTTTGACCGGATTATTTTGCCTGTTACCACAATTTTGCCAGGCAAAATCGGTGTTGTGACCGCCAAAGTGGGCGCTGAATTGCCCCAGGGCGAATTTTTGGCGAATGAAACCCAAAAAGGAATCTGGCGCCGTGTTCTCGGGCCCGGCACCTACCGCCTCAATCCCTATGGTTATGAGATCACAATTGAAGATGCCGTTGTGATCCCGATCGGATACGTCGGTATCATCACTTCGCTTTCCGGCAAGCAGGCCCCTGAGGGAGCTTTTGCCGTCACGGGTGAAAAGGGAGTACGGTCAGATATTCTTCAACCAGGACTGTATTACGTTAATCCAAAAGAATTCCAAATCAATATTGTGGAAATTGGCGTCAATCAAGTTTCTCTTTTGGGTAAGGAAGGTAGTACCGTGATTACCAAGGGGCAAATCTCAGCCCAAAATGCAGCCATGGATGTCTTGCAGGACAAAATGCTTGAGAAGCAGGCGGCCAAACGACGTGATTACTACCAGCAGGCAGAATCGCAAATGGCTCAGCGCGCCATGCCGGTCGCATCCAAAAAGTCACCCCCCCCTCAACAGCAACAATCCGCCGAGGGTATTCACGTTCTCAATGAATATGTTTCGTTTCCGTCACGAGACGGCTTTTTGATCAGCCTCGACATGACCGTGGAATTCGAACTCCTGCCTGAAAATATTGCATGGTTGTATCGCAGTTACGGGGATCTCCCTGCTGTGATCGACAAAATCATCATGCCGCAAATTCTATCTATTTCACGTAATAAAGGTTCCGAATACAGGGCAAAGGATTTCATCGTCGGCGAAGGTCGCGAAAAATTCCAAACGGACATGACGGATGCGTTGTCCAAAACTCTCAACGAAAAAAAGATCATTACTCATAACGCCCTGATACGACATGTGGAGGTGCCCATGCAAATCCTGGATCCCATCCAAAAAGCCAGCGTGGCGGTCGAACAGGATCTCACGAATAAGGAACGGCAGAATACCGCCAAAAAGCAGGGCGAACTGAATACGGAAATGTCGTTGATCGATCAAAAACGTGTCCAGGTAGCCCAGGAAACCTTGAAGCTGAAAGCGGAGATTTTGGCGGATCAGGATAAACAGGTGGCTGAGATTCAAGCGGAAACCCTTCGTCTGATGTCCCAAATTGACAAAGAAACCGCGGGTTTCAGGGCCAGCAAAGTTCTCACCTTGGGGAAAGCGGCAGCCGATTCCATGCAGGTGGTCGAAAGCCAGCGTGCCCATGGTTCACAGATGAAAACCGTTGCATTCGGAGACCCAACCGCCTTCAGCCTATGGGAATTCGCGGGATCGTTGCGTTCGGATATACGCATCAACATCCTGCATTCAGGCCCGGGTACACTGTGGACGGATCTCCCAAAAGCCTCACTGGGGGACCTGGGGGGAGCCTCATTGTTGAATAAGCAAAAATAA